From the Mastacembelus armatus chromosome 14, fMasArm1.2, whole genome shotgun sequence genome, one window contains:
- the kptn gene encoding KICSTOR complex protein kaptin, whose translation MPQELYPFVEDSFSRFPSQSNIYGLCQAGQQELLAATLKGKVVCFRYQELQQKIRPVAKEVQFTYIPVDAEIVSIDAFNKSPPNRGLVVGITFIKDSGDKATPFLNIYCEYEPGSEFNLDSIAQSCLNLELQFTPFQLYHTEVQCDDGGSETVFLLSGHDQRIHLYKENASLHQFEEQPVERFFPELQQLPSNVLWLDMLSVAGGQRLSAFGCQNGCIGLALVSQTGPEVLQSWRVQFDSPISTVLLFPLSCQTEQLSREESLEMKGYNLLVTSTIEMAVVFRDVQVCGLSHSMCLSESDQWDAILCALVIDLDFDGQKEVLLGTYGQELLCYKFHVAGSGPDGQFKLQWRQSFKSPLLSIIYLDLTGDGLRELAILTLKGLHVLQHSLTSTADLVLELLAQRVSALTAGSELESAKAHNTEEGDAPAKTEECVSHTPTN comes from the exons ATGCCCCAAGAGTTGTATCCCTTCGTGGAGGACAGTTTCAGCCGCTTCCCGTCGCAGAGTAACATTTACGGGCTGTGTCAGGCCGGGCAGCAGGAGCTGTTAGCGGCCACCCTCAAAGGGAAGGTGGTGTGTTTCAGataccaggagctgcagcagaaaatccGACCTGTGGCCAAGGAGGTTCAGTTCACATACATACCAG TTGATGCAGAGATCGTATCAATCGATGCTTTCAACAAGTCTCCTCCCAACAGAGGCCTGGTGGTGGGCATCACATTCATAAAG GACTCTGGTGACAAAGCCACTCCGTTCCTGAACATCTACTGTGAGTACGAGCCTGGTTCAGAGTTCAACCTGGACTCTATTGCAC AAAGTTGTCTAAATCTGGAGCTGCAGTTCACACCCTTCCAGCTGTACCACACAGA GGTTCAGTGTGATGATGGAGGCAGTGAGACTGTGTTTCTGCTCAGTGGTCATGACCAGAGGATCCACCTGTACAAGGAG AACGCATCCCTGCACCAGTTTGAAGAGCAGCCAGTGGAGAGATTCTTCCCTGAACTGCAGCAACTACCCAGCAA TGTGCTGTGGCTGGATATGTTGAGTGTAGCTGGTGGCCAGCGACTCTCAGCATTTGGCTGTCAGAATGGTTGCATTGGACTGGCTTTGGTCAGCCAGACTGGACCAG AGGTTTTGCAGAGCTGGCGTGTCCAGTTTGACAGTCCGATCtccacagtgctgctgttcCCTCTCAGTTGCCAAACTGAGCAGCTCAGCAGAGAGGAAA GTTTGGAAATGAAGGGGTATAACCTTCTAGTCACCAGCACTATTGAGATGGCAGTTGTCTTCAG AGATGTCCAGGTCTGTGGCTTGTCTCACTCAATGTGCCTCTCAGAGAGTGACCAGTGGGACGCCATCCTTTGTGCTCTAGTCATTGACCTGGATTTTGACGGGCAGAAGGAAGTGCTACTGGGAACTTATGGACAG GAACTTCTTTGTTATAAGTTCCATGTTGCAGGGAGTGGGCCAGATGGACAGTTTAAGCTGCAGTGGAGGCAAAGCTTCAAGAGTCCTTTGCTGTCCATCATCTACTTAGACTTGACTGGGGATGGTTTGAGAGAGCTGGCCATCCTCACATTAAAAGGACTGCATGTCTTACAG CATAGTCTTACCAGCACTGCTGATTTGGTCTTGGAGCTGCTCGCCCAGAGGGTGTCAGCACTGACAGCTGGCTCTGAGCTGGAGTCAGCCAAAGCTCACAACACTGAGGAGGGTGATGCTCCAGCTAAGACAGAAGAGTGTGTATCTCATACAccaacaaattaa